A region from the Halobacillus mangrovi genome encodes:
- a CDS encoding APC family permease, whose protein sequence is MVNRERKKLERSLKAHWVWAIAFGSAIGWGAFVLPTDWINQAGPIGVVIGILLGAVLMMIIGVSYGFLIEKFPVTGGEFAYAYIGFGRKFAFLAGWFLTLGYICIVALNASALALLAKFLFPDFVRTGNLYTVAGYEVSIIQIAIASIALIIFAFLNIRGASFSGRTQFIFSIILILGIALLAVGAIFTEGPSVENISPAFQPDKTAIASILSILALAPFAYVGFDNIPQAAEEFTFDPKKAFGLIIWSLLAAGLAYSAMILITASTMPWQDLLAQIETNNSVWGTGDAIESYMGRAGVLIIGIAVSMGIFTGLNGFYISASRLTFAMGRARILPDMFRKLHSKYHTPYVGILFTMAICLIAPWFGREALLWVVDMSSTGVAIAYFFCTATAYKFFRWSSNSKSNGAYDVVAPGRKLLSLIGMISSIGFLVLLLFPGSPASLGRESYIALGVWILIGIVFYLVNAKRYNSIDRKEMNYLILEKEEI, encoded by the coding sequence ATGGTGAATAGAGAACGTAAGAAACTTGAAAGGTCTCTGAAAGCTCATTGGGTTTGGGCCATTGCCTTTGGGTCGGCCATTGGCTGGGGAGCCTTTGTTTTACCTACAGACTGGATCAATCAAGCGGGACCGATCGGGGTTGTCATCGGCATTTTGCTTGGTGCTGTCCTGATGATGATCATTGGTGTCAGCTATGGTTTCCTAATTGAGAAGTTTCCGGTTACAGGCGGAGAATTCGCTTATGCCTATATTGGATTTGGCAGGAAATTCGCCTTTCTCGCTGGATGGTTTTTGACACTGGGTTATATCTGCATTGTTGCGTTGAACGCTTCCGCCCTTGCTTTACTCGCTAAATTTTTGTTTCCCGATTTCGTGAGAACAGGAAATTTATACACGGTAGCTGGTTATGAAGTTTCTATCATTCAAATTGCTATTGCCAGTATTGCTCTCATTATTTTCGCATTCTTGAATATCCGAGGAGCAAGTTTTTCAGGCCGCACTCAGTTTATTTTCAGTATCATTTTAATTTTAGGTATTGCTCTGTTGGCTGTAGGAGCAATATTTACAGAAGGACCGAGCGTAGAGAATATCTCACCTGCTTTCCAGCCTGATAAAACAGCCATAGCATCGATTTTATCTATTCTTGCTCTTGCGCCTTTCGCTTATGTAGGATTTGATAACATTCCTCAGGCAGCTGAAGAGTTCACTTTTGATCCAAAGAAAGCTTTTGGTTTAATTATTTGGTCCCTGCTCGCAGCGGGATTGGCCTATAGTGCCATGATTTTGATCACAGCGAGCACGATGCCTTGGCAGGACCTTCTAGCACAGATTGAAACAAATAATTCCGTGTGGGGAACTGGAGATGCCATTGAAAGCTATATGGGACGAGCCGGTGTCTTAATCATCGGGATCGCAGTATCTATGGGTATCTTTACTGGACTGAACGGATTCTATATTTCAGCAAGCCGCCTGACTTTTGCCATGGGCCGTGCGAGAATCCTGCCAGACATGTTCAGAAAACTACATTCTAAATACCATACCCCTTACGTTGGCATCCTGTTTACGATGGCAATTTGCTTGATTGCTCCTTGGTTCGGCCGTGAAGCATTACTATGGGTAGTAGACATGTCATCGACCGGCGTTGCAATTGCATACTTTTTCTGTACAGCGACCGCCTATAAATTCTTCCGCTGGTCATCAAACAGTAAATCTAACGGAGCCTATGACGTCGTTGCTCCAGGAAGAAAACTGTTATCTCTGATCGGTATGATCAGTTCCATCGGTTTTCTCGTATTGCTTCTCTTCCCTGGATCCCCGGCTTCATTAGGGAGAGAATCCTATATCGCTCTTGGAGTGTGGATCTTGATCGGTATTGTTTTCTACCTCGTCAATGCAAAGCGTTACAATAGCATTGATCGTAAAGAAATGAATTATCTCATTTTAGAAAAAGAAGAAATTTAA
- a CDS encoding glycosyltransferase family 4 protein, with protein sequence MEYKALLFCFIASVLITPLVKKMAIKIGATDKPNHRKVHKIVMPRLGGLAIFLSFAIGLLFFFPESKFTWPVFIGATIIIITGILDDMKELSAKVKLGGQLLATIVVVIGGVQVEYINLPFGGQLEFGYLSIPITILWIVGITNAINLIDGLDGLAAGVSAIALLTISGMAITMGNVFVVFAGFMMLGSTLGFLLYNFYPAKIFMGDTGALFLGFMISVLSLLGFKNVTLFSFIIPVIILGVPISDTLFAIVRRVIQRKPLSAPDKSHLHHCLINLGYSHPETVLMIYAVSALFSLAAVIFSQATMFGALSVIALLILMIELIVEMTGLIGKEYKPILNLIKDYRKR encoded by the coding sequence ATGGAGTATAAGGCCTTGTTATTCTGCTTTATAGCATCTGTTTTAATTACGCCGCTTGTAAAGAAGATGGCGATTAAAATTGGAGCAACCGATAAACCGAATCATCGAAAAGTGCATAAGATCGTCATGCCGCGGCTAGGGGGACTAGCCATATTTCTCAGTTTCGCCATTGGCTTATTGTTTTTCTTTCCTGAAAGTAAATTCACATGGCCTGTATTTATAGGAGCAACAATTATTATTATTACAGGAATTCTTGATGATATGAAGGAATTGTCAGCGAAGGTAAAGCTTGGTGGTCAACTGTTAGCAACGATCGTAGTTGTTATCGGCGGTGTTCAAGTCGAATACATTAATTTACCTTTCGGAGGTCAATTGGAATTTGGATATTTGAGCATTCCGATTACGATTTTATGGATTGTCGGGATAACTAACGCGATCAACTTGATCGACGGGCTTGATGGACTGGCAGCAGGAGTATCAGCCATTGCGCTGTTGACGATATCTGGAATGGCGATCACGATGGGGAATGTGTTCGTGGTTTTTGCAGGCTTTATGATGCTAGGAAGTACACTAGGATTTCTCCTTTACAACTTTTACCCGGCAAAAATTTTCATGGGAGATACCGGAGCTTTGTTCTTAGGCTTTATGATCAGTGTTCTTTCTTTACTTGGATTTAAAAATGTTACCTTGTTCTCATTCATTATTCCGGTCATCATACTTGGTGTTCCGATCTCGGATACCCTTTTTGCGATTGTGCGAAGAGTTATCCAACGGAAGCCGCTGTCCGCACCAGATAAATCTCACTTACATCACTGCCTCATAAATTTAGGGTATAGCCATCCGGAGACAGTGCTTATGATTTATGCTGTTAGTGCCTTATTTAGTTTAGCCGCAGTCATCTTTTCACAGGCAACGATGTTCGGAGCCCTGTCAGTCATTGCTCTCCTCATCCTCATGATTGAGTTGATTGTTGAAATGACAGGCTTAATCGGTAAAGAATACAAACCAATTCTTAATTTAATTAAAGATTATCGCAAACGATAA
- a CDS encoding LCP family protein has translation MKHKKLKIFLWSLAFVFLMGIGAAAGYAAYLTDQVKQTAVDSHQELDRGEKSEKRREVVNPEYDHTSVLFVGIDDSEKRSSNSTRSDALVLATFNDDDKSIKMVSIPRDSYTYIPEVGYKDKITHAHAFGGIDATVTTVEEMFNVPVDYYVRLNFNSFIEVVNSIGGITYNVPFDITEQNSADQAGAIELEKGYQRLNGEEALALARTRKYDSDLARGQRQMDLIQEIVRQSMTTSSMSNFSEILDSISNNLKTNLTFDEMISFKDYFLEKQGLSFEKMQLQGEGMRKNGVWYYDVYEDSLLSTKSELRTHLNLEKPDEDQEVNTFADDADDESET, from the coding sequence ATGAAACACAAAAAGCTCAAAATTTTCTTGTGGTCTTTGGCATTTGTATTCTTAATGGGTATCGGTGCAGCTGCAGGTTATGCAGCTTACCTCACCGACCAGGTGAAACAAACAGCCGTTGACTCTCATCAAGAGCTTGATCGCGGCGAAAAGTCTGAGAAACGTAGAGAAGTCGTTAATCCCGAATATGACCATACTTCCGTGTTATTTGTTGGGATTGACGATAGTGAAAAACGATCTTCAAATTCGACCAGATCTGACGCCCTCGTACTCGCAACATTTAATGACGATGACAAGTCAATCAAAATGGTCAGCATCCCTCGAGACTCCTACACCTACATCCCAGAAGTCGGCTACAAGGACAAAATCACTCACGCCCACGCCTTCGGAGGAATCGATGCCACTGTTACAACTGTAGAGGAAATGTTTAACGTTCCTGTTGATTATTATGTGCGTTTGAACTTTAATTCTTTCATCGAAGTTGTCAATTCTATAGGCGGTATCACCTACAATGTTCCTTTTGACATAACAGAGCAGAACAGTGCAGACCAGGCTGGTGCCATTGAACTTGAAAAAGGATACCAAAGGTTAAATGGGGAAGAAGCATTGGCCTTAGCAAGAACAAGAAAATATGATAGCGATCTTGCACGCGGGCAAAGACAGATGGATTTAATTCAAGAAATAGTCCGACAATCCATGACGACGAGTTCCATGAGTAATTTCAGTGAAATCCTCGATTCCATCAGTAATAATCTCAAGACGAATTTAACATTTGACGAAATGATCTCCTTCAAAGATTACTTTCTAGAAAAACAAGGATTATCCTTTGAGAAAATGCAGCTTCAAGGTGAAGGAATGAGAAAAAACGGCGTATGGTATTATGACGTTTATGAAGACAGTTTGCTTTCAACTAAGAGTGAACTAAGGACACACCTCAACCTTGAAAAACCAGACGAAGATCAAGAGGTAAATACGTTTGCAGATGATGCCGATGATGAAAGTGAAACGTGA
- a CDS encoding YigZ family protein produces MLENYYTVRPEGSEEVTIQKSRFIGYVKRCETEEQAQAFIQEIKKKHHDATHNCSAYMIGEHDLIQKANDDGEPSGTAGVPMLEVLKRKGLKDTAVVVTRYFGGIKLGAGGLIRAYSGTASAAIDKTGIVKRQLMNEMKVIVEYHLLGKLENEVRNSQYALQTINYMENVELIIYVESGQETEFKNFITDLTSNQATITQGDSSYVEFDVAPE; encoded by the coding sequence ATGTTAGAAAATTATTATACAGTAAGACCTGAAGGATCAGAAGAAGTGACCATACAGAAATCCCGGTTTATCGGATATGTCAAACGGTGTGAAACGGAAGAACAGGCGCAAGCTTTTATACAGGAAATCAAAAAGAAGCACCATGATGCCACACACAACTGTTCCGCTTACATGATCGGGGAACACGATTTAATTCAAAAAGCCAATGATGACGGCGAACCGAGTGGTACAGCGGGTGTACCGATGCTTGAAGTGCTTAAAAGAAAAGGGCTGAAAGATACAGCCGTTGTTGTGACCCGTTATTTTGGCGGCATAAAGCTTGGGGCTGGGGGGTTAATTAGAGCTTATTCTGGCACAGCTTCAGCAGCCATTGACAAGACCGGGATCGTAAAGCGTCAGCTAATGAACGAAATGAAAGTAATTGTCGAGTATCACTTACTTGGAAAACTGGAAAATGAAGTCCGTAACTCTCAATATGCTCTTCAAACGATTAATTACATGGAAAATGTGGAACTAATAATATATGTAGAAAGTGGTCAGGAGACAGAATTCAAAAACTTTATCACTGACCTGACAAGTAATCAGGCTACGATTACACAGGGAGACTCATCATATGTGGAGTTTGATGTGGCCCCTGAATAA
- a CDS encoding sensor histidine kinase, producing MSEEKLRDKTLDFIIGEMVDTVTNSRDEIFTIGEETRTEFEKLNKELIETKRQVLAFIEEGDKLEQKVRLSRMRLSEVSKQFQKYSEDEIREVYEQTHGLQMDLSMKREKEKQLRERRDDLEFRLKNLDETIHRAEALGGKISVVLNYLQEDFKHVTDALEDAKEKQKFGLQIIEAQEDERRRLSREIHDGPAQMLANVMLRSDLVDRTYRERGVDEALQEMKNVRKMVRSALYEVRRIIYDLRPMALDDLGLVPTLKKYLATVEEYNDLTITYTSFGKERRLESKYEVALFRLIQEAVQNAIKHANASTIHVKMDMNYEAVKIIVKDDGDGFDPSVKKDKSFGLVGMRERVDMLEGELTIDSSPGEGTIVTISLPINS from the coding sequence ATGAGTGAAGAGAAACTACGGGATAAAACTTTAGATTTCATCATCGGCGAAATGGTCGATACAGTTACAAACAGCCGAGATGAAATTTTCACTATTGGTGAAGAGACCCGTACTGAATTTGAAAAATTAAACAAAGAACTAATAGAGACGAAACGGCAAGTCCTTGCATTCATTGAGGAGGGGGATAAGCTCGAACAAAAAGTGCGCTTGTCCCGCATGCGCTTATCAGAGGTCAGTAAGCAATTCCAGAAATATTCAGAAGATGAAATTAGAGAAGTATATGAACAGACGCATGGGTTGCAAATGGATTTGTCCATGAAGCGAGAAAAGGAAAAGCAACTACGAGAACGCAGAGATGACCTTGAATTCCGGCTGAAGAACCTTGATGAAACCATTCATCGCGCGGAAGCACTCGGAGGGAAGATATCTGTCGTACTCAACTATTTACAAGAAGACTTCAAGCACGTAACCGATGCGCTCGAAGATGCGAAAGAGAAACAAAAATTCGGTCTGCAGATTATTGAAGCGCAGGAAGATGAAAGACGGCGCCTTTCAAGAGAAATTCATGATGGACCGGCGCAAATGCTGGCCAATGTCATGCTAAGGTCCGACCTCGTCGATCGCACTTATCGAGAGCGGGGCGTGGACGAAGCATTACAAGAAATGAAAAATGTAAGAAAAATGGTGCGTTCTGCCTTGTATGAGGTGCGCAGAATTATCTATGATCTAAGGCCAATGGCATTGGATGATCTCGGACTTGTTCCAACATTGAAAAAATACTTGGCCACGGTGGAAGAATATAACGATTTGACGATTACGTACACTTCATTTGGAAAAGAGAGAAGACTAGAATCCAAATATGAAGTTGCTCTCTTCCGGTTGATTCAAGAAGCTGTTCAAAATGCAATCAAACATGCGAACGCTTCTACCATTCATGTAAAAATGGATATGAATTACGAAGCCGTAAAGATCATAGTAAAAGATGATGGGGATGGTTTTGATCCTTCTGTTAAAAAGGATAAATCTTTTGGCTTAGTCGGTATGCGGGAACGTGTAGATATGCTAGAAGGGGAACTCACGATCGATTCCAGCCCTGGAGAAGGGACCATCGTCACGATTTCTCTGCCAATAAATAGTTAA
- a CDS encoding response regulator produces MTTRIVLIDDHKLFREGVKRILDFESSFEVVAEGDDGSAALNLIEEHAPDVVLMDINMPSMNGVEATAEITKKYPEMKVIILSIHDDENYVTHALKTGAQGYLLKEMDSDALIDAIKVVSDGGSYLHPKVTHNLVAEYRRLAENKGSSAYRTIEYRKPLHLLTRRECEVLQLLADGNSNRGVAESLYISEKTVKNHVSNILQKMNVNDRTQAVVTAIKNGWVEVI; encoded by the coding sequence ATGACGACCAGAATAGTCCTGATTGATGACCATAAATTATTCCGTGAAGGCGTAAAAAGAATCTTAGACTTTGAATCTAGTTTTGAAGTAGTAGCTGAAGGAGACGATGGCAGCGCGGCATTGAACTTGATTGAGGAGCACGCACCAGATGTGGTGTTGATGGATATCAATATGCCAAGCATGAACGGTGTAGAAGCTACTGCTGAAATTACGAAAAAATATCCTGAAATGAAAGTGATCATCCTATCTATTCATGATGATGAAAACTACGTGACTCATGCACTGAAAACAGGTGCTCAAGGTTACTTGTTGAAGGAAATGGATTCTGATGCGTTGATCGATGCCATCAAAGTAGTCAGTGATGGCGGGTCCTATCTTCATCCGAAAGTAACTCATAACTTAGTTGCCGAATACCGACGTCTTGCTGAAAATAAAGGAAGCAGCGCTTACCGCACGATCGAGTATCGTAAGCCGTTGCATTTGCTGACTCGCCGCGAATGCGAAGTGCTTCAGCTTCTAGCTGACGGAAACAGTAACCGCGGAGTAGCTGAATCCCTTTATATCAGTGAAAAGACCGTCAAAAACCACGTGAGTAACATTTTGCAGAAAATGAACGTTAACGACCGGACTCAGGCCGTTGTTACAGCGATTAAGAATGGCTGGGTTGAAGTCATCTAA
- a CDS encoding DegV family protein, whose product MKTAVLTDSTAYIPRDVRKANHIHMVPLNVIFGHESYQEEIDISSEDFYDMVKEGGELPKTSQPSIGSMTKKLEELAAEYDAVIAIHLSSGISGTYQAMVTAGEMVEEIDVYVYDSEISCLMQGFYALEAAELANNGATPDQIIPRLDEMKQTMNAYFMVDDLSHLQRGGRLNGAQAFIGSLLQVKPVLHFVNTKIVPFEKIRTRKKAIKRIMSLFEESVQEGGQYKACLIHANQHNEAKELKEELESRFDHVDIELSYFGPVIGTHLGEGAIGLGWYRKS is encoded by the coding sequence ATGAAAACAGCGGTGCTAACCGACAGTACGGCTTACATACCTCGAGATGTTCGCAAAGCTAACCACATACATATGGTCCCGTTGAACGTCATTTTTGGTCATGAATCCTATCAGGAAGAAATTGATATAAGTTCGGAAGATTTTTACGATATGGTAAAAGAAGGCGGTGAGCTTCCGAAGACGTCACAACCTTCGATCGGTTCAATGACGAAAAAACTGGAAGAGCTTGCTGCTGAGTATGATGCGGTTATTGCCATCCACTTATCGAGCGGTATTAGCGGTACGTACCAGGCGATGGTAACGGCTGGTGAAATGGTGGAAGAGATCGATGTCTATGTCTATGACTCTGAAATCAGTTGTCTGATGCAAGGTTTTTACGCCCTGGAAGCGGCTGAACTTGCGAACAACGGAGCGACCCCAGATCAAATTATTCCGCGTCTTGATGAAATGAAGCAGACAATGAATGCTTATTTCATGGTTGATGATTTGAGTCATCTTCAACGCGGGGGACGCTTGAACGGAGCACAGGCGTTTATCGGAAGTCTGCTGCAAGTGAAGCCTGTGCTGCATTTTGTTAATACGAAAATTGTTCCCTTTGAAAAAATCCGCACGCGTAAAAAAGCTATAAAAAGGATTATGAGCCTCTTTGAAGAATCGGTTCAAGAAGGCGGCCAGTATAAGGCCTGTCTTATTCATGCCAATCAGCATAACGAAGCAAAAGAATTAAAAGAAGAACTTGAATCCAGGTTTGATCATGTGGATATAGAACTCAGTTATTTTGGACCTGTCATTGGCACCCATCTTGGCGAAGGAGCCATTGGGTTAGGTTGGTACCGTAAGTCATAA
- a CDS encoding DEAD/DEAH box helicase, translating into MIECEPLYYGSPQVEWPTDEEPCSWEGTLTVHQKRASNELKELIRTGDGEKLIWAVCGAGKTEMLFPGITEALKTGKRLCLATPRTDVVRELLPRLQQAFPETKIADLYGGSKDKAGDASFVIATTHQLYRFARAFDVMIIDELDAFPFHNDPSLHYAAARAATENAALIYLTATPRKGQKKRIRSKSLPVVFIPKRFHGYPLPVPKFKLTPTLHRHLKRSQLPTSILERIRHQQNSHRQLLIFLPTKQLAEKIASYLKSFSFQVEYVHADDPLRAEKVSAFRAKEYNILVTTTILERGVTFPSVDVYIVDASHEVFDEPALVQIAGRAGRSPEDPTGDVFFFHIGKTNAMHDAQDAIIDMNRLGAKS; encoded by the coding sequence GTGATTGAGTGCGAGCCGCTTTACTACGGAAGTCCGCAAGTGGAGTGGCCGACAGACGAAGAGCCGTGCTCCTGGGAGGGGACACTCACGGTTCATCAAAAGCGTGCGTCAAATGAGCTTAAGGAATTGATCCGTACAGGTGATGGTGAAAAGCTGATCTGGGCGGTTTGCGGAGCAGGTAAAACAGAAATGCTCTTTCCCGGTATAACAGAAGCATTAAAAACTGGGAAACGCTTATGCCTGGCAACCCCCAGAACGGATGTGGTAAGAGAACTGCTTCCCAGATTGCAGCAAGCTTTTCCGGAAACCAAAATCGCGGACTTATATGGTGGAAGTAAAGACAAGGCCGGGGATGCGTCTTTTGTCATTGCAACCACTCATCAGCTCTACCGCTTTGCCCGGGCTTTTGATGTGATGATCATTGATGAATTGGATGCATTTCCGTTTCATAATGACCCTTCTCTCCACTATGCAGCAGCTAGAGCTGCTACAGAAAACGCTGCACTCATTTACTTGACGGCTACTCCAAGAAAAGGTCAAAAAAAGCGTATTCGATCCAAGTCCTTGCCTGTAGTATTTATCCCAAAGCGTTTTCATGGTTATCCTCTCCCGGTTCCGAAATTTAAACTTACTCCTACACTCCACCGACATTTAAAACGAAGTCAACTCCCCACATCTATACTGGAAAGAATACGCCACCAGCAAAACTCTCACCGGCAATTGTTAATCTTTCTCCCGACAAAGCAACTGGCTGAGAAGATCGCCTCTTATTTAAAATCCTTTTCTTTTCAAGTGGAGTATGTCCATGCGGATGACCCTTTAAGAGCAGAAAAAGTGTCTGCTTTTCGTGCAAAAGAGTATAACATCCTCGTTACTACAACGATTTTAGAGCGTGGTGTAACTTTTCCGTCTGTCGATGTCTATATCGTGGACGCGAGCCATGAAGTGTTCGATGAGCCTGCTCTTGTCCAAATTGCAGGCCGAGCTGGGCGCAGCCCAGAAGACCCCACGGGTGATGTGTTCTTTTTTCATATAGGGAAAACGAATGCGATGCATGATGCCCAGGACGCGATTATTGACATGAACCGGTTAGGGGCAAAGTCATGA
- a CDS encoding ComF family protein translates to MRCLVCLNSIDPQVTWENFLQFHEKDKLCTDCSKHMERITRPGCPRCFRTDSKGVCYDCERWEESYDGVLEKNVSVFRYNDFSKEVVARWKYRGDYVLMKAYQMDILNSFNLHYPEVFPLVAIPLSKARLKERGFNQSEAIIRLLQGDPHHLLTRTGDEKQSKKQRSERIHSTNPFTLTKAIHDPIILIDDIYTTGSTLRHAASLLKKEGCPHVYAFTIFR, encoded by the coding sequence ATGAGATGCCTCGTCTGTCTTAACTCCATCGATCCTCAAGTTACATGGGAAAACTTTTTGCAGTTTCATGAGAAAGACAAACTTTGTACAGATTGCTCAAAGCATATGGAACGGATAACGAGGCCAGGATGTCCGAGGTGTTTCCGGACAGATTCCAAAGGTGTTTGCTATGACTGTGAGCGCTGGGAAGAGAGCTACGACGGCGTACTGGAAAAGAACGTTTCAGTCTTTCGCTACAATGATTTCTCGAAAGAAGTTGTCGCGCGCTGGAAGTACCGCGGAGACTATGTTTTGATGAAAGCTTATCAAATGGACATTTTAAATTCATTCAATCTGCATTATCCTGAAGTCTTTCCTCTCGTAGCCATTCCTCTTAGTAAAGCGCGACTAAAAGAGAGGGGATTCAATCAATCGGAAGCCATCATTCGTCTTTTACAAGGAGACCCTCATCATCTACTAACAAGAACGGGTGATGAAAAGCAATCAAAGAAACAACGCTCCGAACGAATCCATTCGACGAACCCCTTTACATTAACTAAAGCAATTCATGACCCCATCATTCTTATTGATGATATTTACACGACAGGTTCAACGCTAAGGCATGCGGCAAGTTTATTGAAAAAAGAAGGCTGTCCCCACGTGTACGCTTTTACGATTTTTCGTTAA
- a CDS encoding TIGR03826 family flagellar region protein — protein MVDNCPHCNAIFMKDTTYICPSCRKIEEEQFHTVYGFLRNKRNRTATIAEVVEETGVPQNQLREFVKQKRLHPAQFPNLAYLCEKCGAEIKSGRICKDCTKEIEDGLLKHARNERSSLEEYDLLLYEEAVRMI, from the coding sequence ATGGTAGACAATTGTCCGCATTGCAACGCCATTTTTATGAAAGATACGACTTATATTTGTCCATCATGTAGAAAAATAGAAGAAGAGCAATTCCATACTGTATATGGTTTTTTGAGAAATAAGCGAAATCGAACAGCGACGATTGCCGAAGTTGTAGAAGAAACCGGTGTACCTCAAAACCAACTTCGTGAATTTGTAAAACAGAAGCGGCTGCACCCGGCTCAATTTCCTAATCTAGCGTATTTGTGCGAGAAATGCGGAGCAGAGATTAAAAGCGGGCGTATTTGTAAAGACTGCACGAAAGAAATTGAGGATGGATTACTAAAGCATGCACGAAATGAGAGATCATCTCTAGAAGAGTATGACCTATTACTCTATGAAGAAGCGGTAAGGATGATTTAA
- the flgM gene encoding flagellar biosynthesis anti-sigma factor FlgM: protein MKINGPNHSQFNHYQKQMNKHIDAKPLTEQQDKIEISQHAKQMQQAEKLDPARQKRVDQIKHELNTGNYQVDPKATAKKMINFWSNKG, encoded by the coding sequence ATGAAAATCAACGGACCAAACCATTCCCAATTCAACCATTATCAGAAACAAATGAATAAACATATCGATGCGAAGCCTCTAACAGAGCAGCAGGATAAAATTGAAATCTCACAGCATGCTAAACAAATGCAGCAAGCAGAAAAACTAGATCCAGCACGCCAGAAGCGGGTCGATCAGATTAAGCACGAGCTGAATACGGGAAACTATCAAGTCGATCCGAAAGCTACTGCGAAGAAAATGATCAACTTTTGGTCGAACAAGGGATAA
- the panD gene encoding aspartate 1-decarboxylase: MQRLMCKGKIHRATVTEADLDYVGSITIDSKLMKEANIKPYEMVQITSLKNATRWKTYALPAPAGSGKICLNGPPAHLFSPGDIVIILSMGMFEEEEIEGLEPKVVFVDGENNITNVEEHKLHWPEE, from the coding sequence ATGCAACGACTCATGTGTAAAGGTAAAATTCATCGCGCGACAGTAACCGAAGCCGATTTAGATTACGTTGGCAGCATAACTATCGATTCGAAACTAATGAAAGAAGCGAATATTAAACCCTATGAAATGGTGCAAATCACTAGCTTAAAGAACGCCACTCGCTGGAAAACTTATGCACTCCCAGCACCAGCTGGATCCGGGAAGATTTGTTTAAATGGTCCGCCTGCTCACCTTTTCTCCCCGGGAGACATCGTTATTATCCTGAGCATGGGCATGTTTGAAGAAGAGGAAATTGAAGGATTAGAGCCGAAAGTTGTTTTTGTAGATGGAGAAAACAATATTACCAATGTAGAAGAGCATAAACTGCATTGGCCGGAAGAATAG